Proteins encoded together in one Chitinophaga lutea window:
- a CDS encoding tetratricopeptide repeat protein: protein MAENKPHTKAPVTTGKSEDFDLQATADRAGDFYARNKNVINIGLLAVIVIVAGFFGYNRFIKAPNEKKAQEAIFQAQNYFAVDSFKLALNGDGNNYGFLQVVDKFGGTKAGNLAKYSAGVCYVKLGDYQKGIDMLKSFSSGDLVIQSLANGLIGDAYMELNKADDAVSYYKKAGADDNELTSPIYLLRAGLALEKANKPQEAIAVYQEIKQKYPQTNEGREMEKYLARLGVVK from the coding sequence ATGGCAGAAAACAAACCACACACCAAAGCGCCGGTAACCACCGGCAAATCAGAGGACTTTGACCTGCAGGCTACGGCAGACAGGGCAGGGGACTTTTATGCCAGGAACAAAAACGTTATCAACATAGGCCTGCTCGCAGTCATCGTAATTGTAGCCGGCTTCTTCGGATATAACCGTTTTATCAAAGCCCCGAACGAAAAGAAAGCACAGGAAGCCATCTTCCAGGCACAGAACTACTTTGCCGTGGATTCTTTTAAACTGGCGCTCAACGGCGACGGCAACAACTACGGCTTTTTGCAGGTGGTTGACAAATTCGGCGGCACCAAAGCAGGCAACCTCGCCAAATACAGCGCGGGTGTTTGTTATGTGAAACTCGGCGACTACCAGAAAGGCATCGATATGCTGAAAAGCTTTTCCAGCGGCGACCTGGTGATCCAGTCCCTTGCGAACGGCCTCATCGGCGACGCTTACATGGAACTGAACAAGGCGGATGATGCCGTATCATACTACAAGAAAGCCGGTGCGGACGACAACGAGCTGACTTCCCCCATCTACCTGCTGCGTGCAGGGCTGGCGCTGGAGAAAGCCAACAAACCGCAGGAAGCTATTGCGGTGTACCAGGAAATCAAACAAAAATACCCACAGACGAACGAGGGCCGCGAAATGGAGAAATACCTGGCAAGGCTCGGAGTGGTGAAATAA
- the ribH gene encoding 6,7-dimethyl-8-ribityllumazine synthase — MSIHNQTLLNDAGILHLEGASVVIVYTEWNDAVVGELAAGCERVLDQHQVRHTKVRVPGSFELPFACKQIWEQTKGTGAQPSAIVAFGCVIRGETPHFDYVCKAVTDGILQLNLELPVPVIFGVLTVNNEEQATDRLGGAHGHKGEEGALTALKMISFQRQLLKSIK; from the coding sequence ATGTCCATACACAATCAGACTTTACTCAACGACGCTGGCATTCTTCACCTGGAGGGTGCCAGTGTTGTTATTGTTTATACGGAATGGAACGATGCCGTTGTAGGCGAACTGGCCGCCGGTTGCGAGCGTGTGCTCGACCAGCACCAGGTGAGGCACACCAAGGTGCGCGTTCCCGGTTCCTTTGAATTGCCTTTCGCCTGCAAACAAATCTGGGAGCAGACCAAAGGCACCGGCGCACAACCCTCCGCCATCGTGGCTTTCGGCTGCGTCATCCGCGGCGAAACGCCTCACTTCGACTATGTATGCAAAGCCGTGACCGACGGCATTCTGCAACTGAACCTCGAATTGCCGGTACCCGTGATCTTCGGCGTACTCACCGTCAACAACGAAGAACAGGCCACCGACCGCCTTGGCGGCGCACACGGCCATAAAGGCGAAGAAGGCGCCCTGACCGCCCTTAAAATGATCAGTTTTCAGCGGCAGCTGTTGAAGAGCATCAAGTAG
- a CDS encoding (Fe-S)-binding protein: MNVQLFIPCFVDQLFPETAFNMVKVLEKLGCNVSYNTEQTCCGQPAFNAGYQDECRSVATKFLKDFHTYDYIVAPSGSCTGFVRNYYGKLFDNSAAHNDVKLLRKNLYEFTEFLTDVLHVTNVGATLEGVGTYHDACGALRECGIKEGPRKLLANVKGLELREMNDCEVCCGFGGTFAVKYKPISLGMGEQKVHNAADSGADYLISTDLSCLMHLDGYIRKHGQQIKIMHIADVLASGW, from the coding sequence ATGAATGTACAGCTTTTTATACCCTGCTTTGTAGACCAGCTATTTCCCGAAACAGCGTTCAACATGGTGAAGGTGCTGGAAAAACTGGGCTGCAACGTAAGTTATAATACCGAACAGACCTGTTGCGGACAACCCGCTTTTAACGCCGGGTACCAAGACGAATGCCGCTCCGTGGCCACCAAATTTCTGAAAGACTTTCATACGTACGATTATATTGTCGCGCCCAGCGGCTCCTGCACCGGCTTTGTGAGGAACTATTACGGCAAGCTGTTCGACAACTCCGCTGCTCACAACGACGTCAAACTGCTCAGGAAAAACCTTTACGAGTTCACCGAATTTCTGACCGACGTGCTGCACGTCACCAACGTGGGCGCCACCCTTGAAGGCGTGGGCACCTATCACGACGCCTGCGGCGCGCTGCGCGAATGCGGCATCAAGGAAGGCCCGCGCAAGCTGCTGGCCAATGTGAAAGGGCTTGAACTGCGCGAGATGAACGATTGTGAAGTATGCTGCGGCTTCGGCGGAACTTTCGCCGTTAAATACAAACCCATCTCGCTCGGCATGGGCGAACAGAAAGTGCACAATGCGGCCGATAGCGGAGCGGATTATCTCATCTCCACCGATCTCAGCTGCCTGATGCACCTCGACGGTTACATCCGCAAACACGGCCAGCAGATCAAGATCATGCACATCGCCGACGTACTGGCCAGCGGCTGGTAA
- the pdhA gene encoding pyruvate dehydrogenase (acetyl-transferring) E1 component subunit alpha — MKTKFTKETYLYWYELMLLLRRFEEKAGQLYGMQKIRGFCHLYIGQEAIAAGAMTATKPGDKFITAYRDHALAIAKGISAKECMAELYGKATGCSKGKGGSMHFFNKELGFFGGHGIVGAQIGTGAGLAFAEQYLGTDNAVLCFFGDGAARQGMLHETFNMAMLWKLPVVFICENNHYAMGTSVSRTSNVLDIYKLADAYEMPGDSIDGMSCEAVHEGIERAITRARDGGGPTLLEIKTYRYRGHSMSDPAKYRTKEEVEEYKERDPLTQVLKTLVDNKWITDAEIEAINERVKAEVEESVKFAEESPWPSDDELLKDVYIQQDYPFIVD; from the coding sequence GTGAAGACGAAATTCACCAAAGAGACTTATCTATACTGGTACGAATTGATGCTGTTACTGCGCCGCTTTGAGGAAAAGGCGGGGCAACTGTACGGTATGCAAAAGATCCGTGGTTTCTGCCACCTGTATATTGGCCAGGAGGCGATTGCCGCCGGCGCCATGACCGCCACCAAACCCGGTGACAAATTCATTACCGCTTACCGCGATCACGCTTTGGCCATCGCCAAAGGCATTTCCGCGAAAGAATGTATGGCTGAGCTGTATGGTAAAGCAACTGGCTGTTCCAAAGGTAAAGGCGGTTCCATGCACTTTTTCAATAAAGAATTAGGTTTCTTCGGCGGCCACGGCATCGTGGGCGCGCAGATCGGGACCGGGGCAGGACTGGCATTCGCGGAGCAATATCTGGGCACGGACAATGCCGTACTGTGTTTCTTCGGCGACGGCGCCGCCCGCCAGGGAATGCTGCACGAAACCTTCAACATGGCCATGCTGTGGAAACTGCCGGTAGTATTTATCTGCGAAAACAACCATTACGCCATGGGCACCTCCGTTTCCCGTACTTCCAATGTACTGGACATCTATAAACTGGCCGACGCATACGAAATGCCCGGCGATTCTATAGACGGTATGAGCTGTGAAGCCGTGCACGAAGGCATCGAAAGGGCCATCACCCGCGCCCGCGACGGGGGCGGACCGACCCTGCTCGAAATCAAAACTTACCGCTATCGCGGCCACTCCATGAGTGACCCGGCTAAATACCGTACCAAAGAAGAGGTAGAGGAGTATAAAGAAAGAGACCCCCTTACCCAGGTATTAAAAACACTCGTGGATAACAAGTGGATCACCGACGCGGAAATCGAAGCCATTAACGAGCGCGTGAAAGCCGAAGTGGAAGAGTCCGTTAAATTCGCGGAAGAAAGCCCCTGGCCTTCAGACGATGAATTGCTGAAAGACGTGTACATCCAGCAGGATTATCCGTTTATCGTAGATTAA